The following is a genomic window from Miscanthus floridulus cultivar M001 chromosome 14, ASM1932011v1, whole genome shotgun sequence.
TAACTAAATAATCACGACCACAATTGGAGAGCACAAGGCTTTAGGACAAAGAGTAGACTATTACTATATAGATTGCAAAGATTTATATTTTATTCTTTGTTCGTAGATTATTCGATCTGAAGTAGCTTGGTTCTATTTATGACTCTTTTTTTTCAACTGCAGACAGCAGGAGTATGAGAAGTCAGCAGCTGGAAGGGCAGCCAAAGCACAGATGAAAGCAATGAAGGAATCCAAGACATCAAACCAAGGAGGAGAGCCGGTTCTTAAGGTAACCATTATTTCCACTGACTAGGCTGGAGTAAATTTAAGACCTTGCAGAACTTTCCTTTCTTTCTGTTGCAAGTATTAATCTTCTAATCTTTTGACTGGTACAGTGGCAGATGGGATCATAACTTTCATTTCTGTTGATTTGCATCCCTCAGCGTGTAAGTATGGACAATCATACTCAACTGCTTCCATTTGCATGCTGTAATGTGGTCTCTGGTATCTTACGGCAATCTGTCTTAGGCATAATTGTGACAGCCATTGTGTATCTAAGCATGTGTTTTCCTTTTCTGAATTTACTAATATTTGGCATGCTGAAATGGAGTATAAAAAGGTACTGGAAGTATTTGAGATTCAGAATAAACAAAATGCAAAGTTATCAGGTGTCTATGAATTTCAGAGCATTTATAGCTGAAATTGTTGGCTTAATCGATGAATTATAGAACATTAGTTCCTCTGCTGTTCTTGATTTACTTTCTTTCCTGTTGTAATAGATTGAAAATTTTCTAGTAGCAAAATACGTTTTGCTTGATGTTCTCATAGAACCAGGGATATCTGGTAGGCTTATTAGGTACTGAGTACTAGTTTTATTCTCTGCTCTTTGTTTTAAATGTGGTGTTAAACCTTGTCTCACTCGCATACTCTTCCTACCATTCTTGCAGACTTTTGATGGCGAACAGAAAATTGATTGCGACTAATTTCTGACAGGATGCACTGTGATTGTCTAGTTATGCCAGTGAAGTGTACATGCGTTTTACCATCGGCTATACTGTACATGCGCTATCCCATAGACTGCCCAACTTTGCAGTTACAAGTTTGTGTTGTATAAATGAACAAAGTATATATTTTATGAACACCAGTAGTCTGGCAGCATTTGTATTCAGGGTTTTACCCCACTTCATAGTTCACACAGGTTTGTGTACAGTTACTGAATTCTGCTGgatccttctttctttcttttt
Proteins encoded in this region:
- the LOC136505666 gene encoding uncharacterized protein, whose amino-acid sequence is MGQCPCFGGSAQAAEQERRAEADRRESQDARAKAAEAAQRRQQEYEKSAAGRAAKAQMKAMKESKTSNQGGEPVLKWQMGS